One Solanum pennellii chromosome 10, SPENNV200 genomic region harbors:
- the LOC107001594 gene encoding receptor-like protein 11, whose translation MKISLLLQLSFITMLVVFLIDSPVYGHCLGDQKALLLKLKNGLTFDSSRSTKLVRWSQNTDCCQWPGVSCDQKGHALVLELDSEAIFSGLENPNQSIRSSIPMELSRLTKLMFLDLSNVALKLERGDLQTLVGNLANLRELYLDEVYISLKRIGWCSTLSSSLPQLRVLSMTDCGISSPFDPVLLNLHFLSVIRLDGNNLSSIVPELLANFTKLTNPQSQ comes from the exons ATGAAAATATCACTGTTGCTACAGCTTTCTTTCATCACCATGCTGGTGGTGTTTCTGATTGATTCTCCAGTGTATGGTCATTGTTTGGGCGATCAAAAGGCGTTGTTGCTTAAACTCAAGAATGGTCTTACATTCGATTCTTCTAGGTCAACCAAATTGGTCAGATGGAGTCAAAACACTGACTGTTGCCAATGGCCAGGTGTAAGTTGTGATCAGAAAGGTCATGCACTTGTTTTGGAACTGGACAGCGAAGCAATTTTCAGCGGACTTGAGAATCCCAACCAGTCTATTCGATCTTCA ATTCCAATGGAATTGTCAAGATTGACGAAGTTAATGTTTCTTGACCTTTCTAATGTCGCGTTAAAGCTTGAGAGAGGAGATCTGCAGACACTGGTTGGAAACCTGGCAAATCTTAGAGAACTTTATCTTGATGAAGTGTACATATCATTGAAGAGGATTGGGTGGTGCTCAACCTTATCTTCATCTCTGCCTCAGTTAAGAGTGTTAAGCATGACAGATTGTGGCATTTCAAGCCCTTTTGATCCCGTCCTCTTAAATCTTCATTTCCTTTCAGTCATTCGTCTTGATGGCAACAACTTGTCCAGTATAGTTCCTGAACTTCTagcaaattttacaaaactgACGAACCCTCAGTCTCAGTAA
- the LOC107032099 gene encoding pyruvate decarboxylase 1, whose translation MDVKIGAIDTCKPPHTDVGCLPTVNAVTIHNPAVPFNSPESTLGRHLARRLVQVGVTDVFGVPGDFNLTLLDHLIDEPGLNFVGCCNELNAGYAADGYARARGVGACVVTFTVGGLSVLNAIAGAYSENLPLICIVGGPNSNDYGTNRILHHTIGLPDFSQELRCFQAVTCYQAVVNNLEDAHEMIDTAISTSLKESKPVYISISCNLPGIPHPTFSREPVPFFISPRLSNKMGLEAAVEAAAEFLNKAVKPVIVGGPKMRVAKACDAFVELADASGYAVAVMPSAKGMVPEHHPHFIGTYWGAVSTAFCAEIVESADAYLFAGPIFNDYSSVGYSLLLKREKAIIVQPDRVTVGNGPTFGCILMKDFLAALGKRLKHNPTAYENYRRIYVPEGHPLKCESKEALRVNVLFEHIQRMLSGDTAVIAETGDSWFNCQKLKLPEGCGYEFQMQYGSIGWSVGATLGYAQAAKEKRVIAFIGDGSFQVTAQDISTMLQCGQRTIIFLINNGGYTIEVEIHDGPYNVIKNWNYTGLVDAIHNGQGKCWTTKVRCEEELVEAIGTATEAKKDSLCFIEVIVHKDDTSKELLEWGSRVSAANSRPPNPQ comes from the exons atGGACGTGAAGATCGGAGCAATTGACACGTGTAAACCACCGCACACCGACGTGGGCTGTTTACCGACGGTTAACGCCGTAACCATTCACAATCCAGCCGTTCCGTTCAACTCGCCGGAATCCACACTGGGTCGTCACTTAGCACGCCGTTTAGTCCAAGTTGGGGTCACCGATGTTTTTGGTGTTCCTGGTGATTTCAACCTGACATTGCTGGATCACTTAATTGATGAACCTGGGCTTAATTTTGTTGGGTGTTGTAATGAGCTTAATGCTGGATATGCTGCTGATGGATATGCTAGAGCTCGCGGTGTTGGAGCTTGTGTTGTGACTTTCACTGTTGGTGGACTTAGTGTTCTTAATGCTATTGCTGGTGCTTATAGTGAAAATCTTCCATTGATTTGTATTGTGGGTGGACCTAATTCGAATGATTATGGAACTAACAGAATCCTTCATCATACTATTGGGTTGCCTGATTTTAGTCAAGAACTTCGTTGCTTTCAAGCTGTCACTTGCTATCAG GCTGTGGTGAATAACTTGGAGGATGCACATGAAATGATTGATACCGCGATTTCTACATCGTTGAAAGAGAGTAAGCCGGTTTATATAAGTATAAGCTGTAACTTGCCGGGGATTCCACATCCTACTTTTAGCCGTGAACCTGTTCCTTTTTTCATCTCTCCCAG ATTGAGTAATAAGATGGGTTTGGAAGCAGCAGTGGAGGCAGCTGCAGAGTTTTTAAACAAAGCTGTGAAACCAGTCATTGTGGGAGGGCCAAAAATGCGCGTTGCAAAGGCGTGTGATGCGTTTGTTGAATTAGCGGATGCAAGTGGATATGCTGTTGCAGTGATGCCATCAGCTAAGGGGATGGTTCCAGAACACCATCCTCATTTCATTGGAACTTATTGGGGTGCAGTGAGTACGGCCTTCTGCGCCGAAATTGTGGAATCAGCTGATGCTTACTTGTTTGCTGGACCTATTTTTAATGACTATAGCTCTGTTGGGTATTCTCTGCTTCTCAAAAGAGAGAAAGCTATCATTGTACAGCCGGATCGTGTGACTGTTGGTAATGGACCTACATTTGGTTGTATTTTAATGAAGGATTTCCTTGCTGCATTGGGCAAGAGGCTAAAGCACAACCCGACTGCTTACGAGAATTATCGAAGGATTTATGTTCCAGAGGGACATCCTCTCAAGTGTGAGTCTAAAGAGGCATTGAGGGTTAATGTTCTCTTTGAGCACATTCAGAGGATGTTGTCTGGTGACACGGCTGTGATTGCTGAGACGGGGGATTCATGGTTCAATTGCCAGAAACTTAAACTGCCCGAGGGATGTGG GTACGAGTTCCAAATGCAGTATGGATCTATTGGTTGGTCTGTTGGGGCAACTCTTGGTTACGCACAAGCAGCAAAAGAAAAGAGGGTGATTGCTTTCATTGGTGATGGTAGTTTTCAG GTGACTGCTCAGGATATTTCAACAATGCTGCAATGTGGTCAGAGGACTATCATCTTCTTGATAAACAATGGCGGTTACACAATTGAAGTTGAGATTCACGACGGACCTTACAATGTGATCAAGAACTGGAATTACACTGGACTAGTCGATGCAATCCACAACGGGCAAGGAAAATGTTGGACTACAAAG GTTCGTTGCGAAGAGGAGCTTGTGGAAGCAATTGGAACTGCAACTGAAGCAAAGAAAGATAGTTTGTGCTTCATCGAAGTGATTGTTCACAAGGATGACACCAGCAAAGAACTGCTCGAATGGGGTTCTAGAGTCTCGGCAGCTAATAGTCGTCCTCCAAATCCTCAGTAA
- the LOC114073948 gene encoding putative receptor like protein 25 has translation MMWGNNAYPCEQCFSAENQYQDKVTLTIKGLTVEYVKILVVLTSIDFCCNNFQGEIPETLGDLKSLIHLNFSHNALTGRIPKALGMLTQFESLDFSVNHLSGRIPDELVSLTFLAFLNLSFNQLSGRITSGNQLQTFSEFL, from the coding sequence ATGATGTGGGGCAACAATGCATACCCATGTGAGCAGTGTTTTAGTGCTGAAAATCAGTATCAAGACAAGGTGACTTTAACTATTAAAGGTCTAACCGTGGAATATGTGAAAATTCTTgtagttttaacatccattgATTTCTGTTGCAACAACTTTCAGGGGGAGATACCTGAGACACTGGGAGATCTCAAATCACTTATCCATCTTAACTTCTCACACAATGCTTTGACTGGAAGAATACCAAAGGCTCTTGGAATGTTGACTCAGTTTGAATCCTTAGATTTCTCAGTTAACCATTTAAGCGGGAGAATTCCAGACGAGCTCGTGAGTCTCACatttcttgctttcttgaacCTATCTTTTAATCAACTATCTGGTAGGATTACAAGTGGTAACCAACTTCAGACGTTCAGCGAATTCCTTTGA